A single Oryctolagus cuniculus chromosome 18, mOryCun1.1, whole genome shotgun sequence DNA region contains:
- the MEIS3 gene encoding homeobox protein Meis3 isoform X5, translating into MKQPCAEACVQTRRCFPRSCLGGWTLPLPLPPPAPAQALADPPLASSHQNVSSHILHAGSSLSGTLGDREGQFPDTGAVAWAPGGEAAGVDRGRPPPRPPQYDELPHYPRLPDGFPEAAPSAPRAPGPYGPPRPPQPPAPGLDSDGLKRDKDEIYGHPLFPLLALVFEKCELATCSPRDGASPGLGSPPGGDVCSSDSFNEDIAAFAKQVRSERPLFSSNPELDNLMVQAIQVLRFHLLELEKVHDLCDNFCHRYITCLKGKMPIDLVIEDRDSGCKDDLEDYPAPCPSLPDQSTTWIRDQEDSGSVQLGTPGPSSGGLASHSGDNSSDQACLSPPGDGLDTSVASPSSGGEEEELDQERRRNKKRGIFPKVATNIMRAWLFQHLSHPYPSEEQKKQLAQDTGLTILQVNNWFINARRRIVQPMIDQSNRTGQGAAFSPEGQPLAGYAETQQQVTVRPGSVGMSLNVEGEWRYL; encoded by the exons ATGAAACAGCCCTGCGCGGAAGCGTGTGTACAAACAAGGCGCTGTTTCCCCAGGAGCTGCCTGGGCGGGTggaccctgcctctccctctccctccccccgcaCCTGCTCAGGCTCTGGCTGACCCTCCCCTGGCCAGCAGTCACCAGAATGTGAGCTCCCACATTCTCCATGCGGGCAGTTCGCTCTCTGGGACACTTGGAGACCGGGAGGGACAGTTCCCGGACACGGGGGCTGTCGCCTGGGCGCCAGGTGGGGAGGCTGCTGGGGTGGACAGGGGCCGACCtccgccccgccctccccagtACGATGAGCTGCCCCACTACCCACGCCTCCCGGACGGCTTCCCTGAGGCAGCACCCTCGGCACCCAGAGCCCCCGGGCCCTacggcccgccccggcccccccagccccctgccccaggcctggacAGTGACGGCCTGAAGAGGGACAAGGACGAGATCTACGG ACACCCGCTCTTCCCGCTGCTGGCCCTGGTCTTTGAGAAATGTGAGCTGGCCACGTGCTCACCTCGTGATGGGGCCAGCCCGGGGCTGGGCAGTCCCCCGGGCGGCGACGTCTGCTCCTCCGATTCCTTCAATGAGGACATCGCTGCCTTTGCCAAGCAG GTCCGCTCCGAGAGGCCCCTCTTCTCCTCCAACCCAGAGCTGGACAACCTG ATGGTCCAGGCCATCCAGGTGCTGCGGTTCCACCTGCTGGAGCTGGAGAAG GTCCACGACCTGTGCGACAACTTCTGTCACCGCTACATCACCTGCCTCAAGGGGAAGATGCCCATCGACCTGGTCATTGAGGACCGCGACAGCGGCTGCAAGGACGACCTCGAGGACTAcccggccccctgccccagcctcccagaCCAG TCTACCACGTGGATTAGAGACCAGGAGGACAGTGGGTCTGTGCAGCTGGGGACCCCGGGTCCCTCCAGCGGAGGCCTGGCCTCTCACAGTGGGGACAACTCCAGTGACCAAG CTTGCCTGTCACCTCCAGGGGATGGCCTGGACACCAGCGTGGCCTCTCCCAGTTCCGGgggcgaggaggaggagctggaccaggagcgGCGGCGCAACAAGAAGCGGGGGATCTTCCCCAAGGTGGCCACCAACATCATGAGGGCCTGGCTGTTCCAGCACCTCTCG CACCCGTACCCCTCCGAGGAGCAGAAGAAGCAGCTGGCGCAGGACACGGGGCTCACCATCCTACAGGTCAACAACTG GTTCATTAACGCCCGGAGGCGCATCGTGCAGCCCATGATCGACCAATCCAACCGCACAG GGCAGGGCGCGGCCTTCAGCCCCGAGGGCCAGCCTCTGGCAGGCTACGCAGAGACTCAGCAGCAAGTGACTGTCCGGCCTG GATCCGTGGGGATGAGTCTGAACGTGGAAGGAGAGTGGCGCTACCTCTAG
- the MEIS3 gene encoding homeobox protein Meis3 isoform X6, with translation MKQPCAEACVQTRRCFPRSCLGGWTLPLPLPPPAPAQALADPPLASSHQNVSSHILHAGSSLSGTLGDREGQFPDTGAVAWAPGGEAAGVDRGRPPPRPPQYDELPHYPRLPDGFPEAAPSAPRAPGPYGPPRPPQPPAPGLDSDGLKRDKDEIYGHPLFPLLALVFEKCELATCSPRDGASPGLGSPPGGDVCSSDSFNEDIAAFAKQVRSERPLFSSNPELDNLMVQAIQVLRFHLLELEKVHDLCDNFCHRYITCLKGKMPIDLVIEDRDSGCKDDLEDYPAPCPSLPDQSTTWIRDQEDSGSVQLGTPGPSSGGLASHSGDNSSDQGDGLDTSVASPSSGGEEEELDQERRRNKKRGIFPKVATNIMRAWLFQHLSHPYPSEEQKKQLAQDTGLTILQVNNWFINARRRIVQPMIDQSNRTGQGAAFSPEGQPLAGYAETQQQVTVRPGSVGMSLNVEGEWRYL, from the exons ATGAAACAGCCCTGCGCGGAAGCGTGTGTACAAACAAGGCGCTGTTTCCCCAGGAGCTGCCTGGGCGGGTggaccctgcctctccctctccctccccccgcaCCTGCTCAGGCTCTGGCTGACCCTCCCCTGGCCAGCAGTCACCAGAATGTGAGCTCCCACATTCTCCATGCGGGCAGTTCGCTCTCTGGGACACTTGGAGACCGGGAGGGACAGTTCCCGGACACGGGGGCTGTCGCCTGGGCGCCAGGTGGGGAGGCTGCTGGGGTGGACAGGGGCCGACCtccgccccgccctccccagtACGATGAGCTGCCCCACTACCCACGCCTCCCGGACGGCTTCCCTGAGGCAGCACCCTCGGCACCCAGAGCCCCCGGGCCCTacggcccgccccggcccccccagccccctgccccaggcctggacAGTGACGGCCTGAAGAGGGACAAGGACGAGATCTACGG ACACCCGCTCTTCCCGCTGCTGGCCCTGGTCTTTGAGAAATGTGAGCTGGCCACGTGCTCACCTCGTGATGGGGCCAGCCCGGGGCTGGGCAGTCCCCCGGGCGGCGACGTCTGCTCCTCCGATTCCTTCAATGAGGACATCGCTGCCTTTGCCAAGCAG GTCCGCTCCGAGAGGCCCCTCTTCTCCTCCAACCCAGAGCTGGACAACCTG ATGGTCCAGGCCATCCAGGTGCTGCGGTTCCACCTGCTGGAGCTGGAGAAG GTCCACGACCTGTGCGACAACTTCTGTCACCGCTACATCACCTGCCTCAAGGGGAAGATGCCCATCGACCTGGTCATTGAGGACCGCGACAGCGGCTGCAAGGACGACCTCGAGGACTAcccggccccctgccccagcctcccagaCCAG TCTACCACGTGGATTAGAGACCAGGAGGACAGTGGGTCTGTGCAGCTGGGGACCCCGGGTCCCTCCAGCGGAGGCCTGGCCTCTCACAGTGGGGACAACTCCAGTGACCAAG GGGATGGCCTGGACACCAGCGTGGCCTCTCCCAGTTCCGGgggcgaggaggaggagctggaccaggagcgGCGGCGCAACAAGAAGCGGGGGATCTTCCCCAAGGTGGCCACCAACATCATGAGGGCCTGGCTGTTCCAGCACCTCTCG CACCCGTACCCCTCCGAGGAGCAGAAGAAGCAGCTGGCGCAGGACACGGGGCTCACCATCCTACAGGTCAACAACTG GTTCATTAACGCCCGGAGGCGCATCGTGCAGCCCATGATCGACCAATCCAACCGCACAG GGCAGGGCGCGGCCTTCAGCCCCGAGGGCCAGCCTCTGGCAGGCTACGCAGAGACTCAGCAGCAAGTGACTGTCCGGCCTG GATCCGTGGGGATGAGTCTGAACGTGGAAGGAGAGTGGCGCTACCTCTAG
- the MEIS3 gene encoding homeobox protein Meis3 isoform X7, which translates to MKQPCAEACVQTRRCFPRSCLGGWTLPLPLPPPAPAQALADPPLASSHQNVSSHILHAGSSLSGTLGDREGQFPDTGAVAWAPGGEAAGVDRGRPPPRPPQYDELPHYPRLPDGFPEAAPSAPRAPGPYGPPRPPQPPAPGLDSDGLKRDKDEIYGHPLFPLLALVFEKCELATCSPRDGASPGLGSPPGGDVCSSDSFNEDIAAFAKQVRSERPLFSSNPELDNLMVQAIQVLRFHLLELEKGKMPIDLVIEDRDSGCKDDLEDYPAPCPSLPDQSTTWIRDQEDSGSVQLGTPGPSSGGLASHSGDNSSDQACLSPPGDGLDTSVASPSSGGEEEELDQERRRNKKRGIFPKVATNIMRAWLFQHLSHPYPSEEQKKQLAQDTGLTILQVNNWFINARRRIVQPMIDQSNRTGQGAAFSPEGQPLAGYAETQQQVTVRPGSVGMSLNVEGEWRYL; encoded by the exons ATGAAACAGCCCTGCGCGGAAGCGTGTGTACAAACAAGGCGCTGTTTCCCCAGGAGCTGCCTGGGCGGGTggaccctgcctctccctctccctccccccgcaCCTGCTCAGGCTCTGGCTGACCCTCCCCTGGCCAGCAGTCACCAGAATGTGAGCTCCCACATTCTCCATGCGGGCAGTTCGCTCTCTGGGACACTTGGAGACCGGGAGGGACAGTTCCCGGACACGGGGGCTGTCGCCTGGGCGCCAGGTGGGGAGGCTGCTGGGGTGGACAGGGGCCGACCtccgccccgccctccccagtACGATGAGCTGCCCCACTACCCACGCCTCCCGGACGGCTTCCCTGAGGCAGCACCCTCGGCACCCAGAGCCCCCGGGCCCTacggcccgccccggcccccccagccccctgccccaggcctggacAGTGACGGCCTGAAGAGGGACAAGGACGAGATCTACGG ACACCCGCTCTTCCCGCTGCTGGCCCTGGTCTTTGAGAAATGTGAGCTGGCCACGTGCTCACCTCGTGATGGGGCCAGCCCGGGGCTGGGCAGTCCCCCGGGCGGCGACGTCTGCTCCTCCGATTCCTTCAATGAGGACATCGCTGCCTTTGCCAAGCAG GTCCGCTCCGAGAGGCCCCTCTTCTCCTCCAACCCAGAGCTGGACAACCTG ATGGTCCAGGCCATCCAGGTGCTGCGGTTCCACCTGCTGGAGCTGGAGAAG GGGAAGATGCCCATCGACCTGGTCATTGAGGACCGCGACAGCGGCTGCAAGGACGACCTCGAGGACTAcccggccccctgccccagcctcccagaCCAG TCTACCACGTGGATTAGAGACCAGGAGGACAGTGGGTCTGTGCAGCTGGGGACCCCGGGTCCCTCCAGCGGAGGCCTGGCCTCTCACAGTGGGGACAACTCCAGTGACCAAG CTTGCCTGTCACCTCCAGGGGATGGCCTGGACACCAGCGTGGCCTCTCCCAGTTCCGGgggcgaggaggaggagctggaccaggagcgGCGGCGCAACAAGAAGCGGGGGATCTTCCCCAAGGTGGCCACCAACATCATGAGGGCCTGGCTGTTCCAGCACCTCTCG CACCCGTACCCCTCCGAGGAGCAGAAGAAGCAGCTGGCGCAGGACACGGGGCTCACCATCCTACAGGTCAACAACTG GTTCATTAACGCCCGGAGGCGCATCGTGCAGCCCATGATCGACCAATCCAACCGCACAG GGCAGGGCGCGGCCTTCAGCCCCGAGGGCCAGCCTCTGGCAGGCTACGCAGAGACTCAGCAGCAAGTGACTGTCCGGCCTG GATCCGTGGGGATGAGTCTGAACGTGGAAGGAGAGTGGCGCTACCTCTAG